From the Cytobacillus sp. IB215665 genome, the window ATTGAAGATTGGATGGAGCAATTTTTTCATGACTCTTTCTATCAGATGCTTGACGAGCAGCAATTTAGAGTTGATTTATTTGAGACTGAACATGAATATATAGTCGAAGCAGAATTATCTAATGTGAAAAAACAGCACATTAATATAACAAGACACAATAATGAGGTTTCAATTATCGTTAACAAAGATGAGCAAGAGGTAGTTGAAAGAAACGTGACTCTTCCATTTTCTATTGAATCGAAAGAAATGAAAGCACTGTTTCATAATGACATTTTAGAAATTTATATTAGTAAAGAAGCTAAAACAAATATTCAAACAAAACATATTAACATACAGTAATATCCTATTCATCTTCTACGCTATATGGTAGGAAATTTGACCACAATAATAAGCATCAGTCACACGCTGTGAACAGATGCTTTTTAAATTGTTCTGATTGCTTTATAAGTGTACCGCTACCGAGATAAATGGGATATTTTGCAACCTCGGTCAGGAGGAATAAAGTCTCCACATCATACACCAATGTTTATGTTATTTTGAACATGTTCACATCTTATTCCATTTATTCTTTTTGCTCAATCATATTTATAATTTCATTGGGATCCGGATGTTCACCAGTTTCAAGCTTTGAATAAATCTTCTCACCATTAACTGAAACTTCGAAAGCACCACCTGAACTTGGAATAAGCTCAAGACTTGATATTTTAGAATAAAAATGAGAAAACAACTTCTCTGCGAAACTCGCAGCTCTAGGTGCATAGTTTCACTGCATACAAAATTCTACGGATACTTTATAATTTTTCACAACTATTCCTCCAGTACTAAATTAATTATTTCAACATATGCCTAAGTAACATGTGATAGCAAATATTTTGCAACCACTTTTATTGTAGTACATCCATTATTATATCGTAAAGTTACTTAAACTATTGGTTTTTTTTTATTGTCAGTCTATACTTTTATTAACGGAGGTGAAGATGATGAGTGAACATGAAAAAATCCGTTTAACTGCGTTATCAACAAAAGCTGGTTGAGGCTGTAAAATTGGTCCACAAGACCTAGCGCAAGTTTTGCGCTATTTACCTGAACAAAAGAATAATCCAAACCTTCTGGTCGGACATGAAACATCCGATGATGCAGGAGCCTACAAAGTAACTGATGAATTAGCATTAGTACAAACTTTAGATTACTTTACTCCAATCGTTGACGATCCATATATGTTTGGTCAAATTGCAGCTGCGAATGCATTGAGTGACCTGTATGCG encodes:
- a CDS encoding Hsp20/alpha crystallin family protein codes for the protein MVNNKYPKAMQIQCIEDWMEQFFHDSFYQMLDEQQFRVDLFETEHEYIVEAELSNVKKQHINITRHNNEVSIIVNKDEQEVVERNVTLPFSIESKEMKALFHNDILEIYISKEAKTNIQTKHINIQ
- a CDS encoding Rdx family protein, producing the protein MQUNYAPRAASFAEKLFSHFYSKISSLELIPSSGGAFEVSVNGEKIYSKLETGEHPDPNEIINMIEQKE